From Diaminobutyricibacter sp. McL0608, one genomic window encodes:
- a CDS encoding RibD family protein encodes MIDGPYVTLSSAISLDGYLDTANPPRLALSNAADFDRVDEVRAGSDAILVGARTVRRDNPRLLVRSADRQSRREAAGRSRSPWKVTVTASGDLDPKAAFFADDDTTKIVYCPSSKAKRIRRRLGRAAVVVGLGEEVTMAGLVADLGDRGVRRLMVEGGGTILTQFLSSDLVDELHLAVAPIFVGDRKAPRFVGDAAFPWMNGRRATPVDVRMVGDVVLVRYALSERFVQDAVEQSDATAVQSMVLGRS; translated from the coding sequence GTGATCGACGGCCCGTACGTCACCCTCAGCAGCGCCATCTCGCTGGATGGTTATCTCGACACGGCGAACCCGCCGCGGCTTGCGCTCTCGAACGCGGCGGATTTCGATCGGGTCGACGAGGTGCGCGCGGGCAGCGACGCGATCCTCGTGGGGGCACGCACCGTGCGACGCGACAATCCGAGACTTCTGGTCCGGAGCGCCGATCGGCAGAGTCGACGTGAAGCTGCGGGCCGCTCGCGGTCACCGTGGAAAGTGACGGTGACCGCCTCGGGCGACCTCGATCCGAAGGCAGCGTTCTTCGCCGACGACGACACGACCAAGATCGTCTACTGCCCGTCCTCGAAGGCAAAACGCATCCGGCGACGGCTGGGTCGGGCAGCGGTGGTCGTCGGGCTGGGCGAAGAGGTGACGATGGCCGGGCTCGTCGCCGATCTCGGCGATCGCGGCGTTCGCCGGCTCATGGTCGAAGGCGGCGGCACGATCCTCACCCAGTTCCTCTCGTCGGATCTCGTCGACGAACTCCACCTGGCGGTCGCGCCGATCTTCGTCGGCGACCGGAAGGCGCCGCGCTTCGTCGGCGACGCTGCTTTTCCGTGGATGAACGGCAGGCGAGCGACACCCGTGGATGTGCGGATGGTCGGCGATGTCGTGCTCGTGCGTTACGCGCTCTCCGAACGGTTCGTGCAGGATGCGGTCGAGCAGTCGGATGCGACGGCTGTGCAGTCGATGGTGCTGGGAAGGTCGTGA
- a CDS encoding CDP-alcohol phosphatidyltransferase produces the protein MNDRSIRTVGRNLATAFSVVVLFVASLAPGLIDSGSALALVRVPLEAMIALLVLAILPWRAARRVIAVLFGVLFVSATVGAALDRAFTVTVGQPFNVVTGWPELVDGYGVVRDSLGSFAAGAILVLLGLVTLASILLIAWSLLHLDRIVRLHRRAAAIGTAAITASWVVLALVAVQLVPGEPVAASDAISSVESRVAQANAAARDQAAFDRQRAIDPYSVVPASQLLTGLKGKDVILVFVESYGQVAVQNTSFSPGVDQVLRQGNAQLAASGYSERSAFLTSSTYGGISWLAHSTLQTGLWIDSQQTYDKVTSGNRLTLSDAFRNAGWRTMSDVPSDTRPWAIGSKFYHFGTELNSLNVGYQGPKFSYARVPDQYTLAYFQQHELSQPHKPLMAEIDLVSSHNPWTPLPHLVPWTSIGDGSVFDPQPAQGQSPAVVWQDPTQVQKVYGESIQYTMGALFSFLTTFDDPNLVMVVLGDHQPAAVVSGTGSNHDVPISIISKDTGVIDRISGWNWQPGMLPSPSAPIWRMDAFRNRFLSAYSR, from the coding sequence GTGAACGACCGCAGCATCCGCACCGTCGGACGGAACCTCGCGACAGCCTTTTCGGTCGTCGTGCTCTTCGTCGCGTCGCTCGCGCCCGGGCTCATCGACTCCGGATCGGCTCTGGCCCTCGTTCGTGTTCCGCTGGAGGCGATGATCGCTCTGCTCGTACTGGCGATCCTGCCGTGGCGCGCCGCCCGTCGCGTCATCGCCGTGTTGTTCGGTGTGCTGTTCGTCTCGGCGACGGTCGGCGCCGCCCTCGACCGCGCCTTCACCGTGACCGTCGGCCAGCCGTTCAACGTGGTGACCGGATGGCCGGAACTGGTTGACGGGTACGGTGTGGTGCGCGATTCCCTCGGCTCGTTCGCAGCGGGCGCCATCCTCGTGCTACTGGGCCTCGTGACGCTGGCGAGCATCCTCCTGATCGCGTGGTCGCTCCTTCACCTGGACCGCATTGTTCGCCTGCATCGCCGCGCAGCGGCCATCGGGACCGCTGCGATCACAGCGAGCTGGGTCGTTCTCGCCCTCGTCGCCGTCCAGCTGGTGCCCGGCGAGCCTGTCGCCGCGTCGGATGCGATCAGCTCTGTCGAGAGCCGGGTCGCGCAGGCGAACGCCGCGGCGCGCGACCAGGCGGCGTTCGACCGGCAACGCGCGATCGATCCGTACAGCGTTGTGCCCGCATCCCAGCTTTTGACCGGACTGAAAGGCAAAGACGTCATCCTCGTCTTCGTCGAGAGCTACGGCCAGGTGGCCGTGCAGAACACATCGTTCTCACCCGGCGTCGACCAGGTCCTCCGCCAGGGGAACGCGCAACTGGCGGCGAGCGGCTACAGCGAGCGCAGCGCCTTCCTCACCTCGTCGACCTACGGCGGGATCAGCTGGCTGGCGCACTCGACGCTGCAGACGGGACTGTGGATCGACTCGCAGCAGACGTACGACAAGGTCACGAGCGGCAACCGGTTGACGCTCAGCGACGCCTTCCGGAACGCCGGCTGGCGGACGATGAGCGACGTTCCGTCGGACACGCGTCCGTGGGCCATCGGCAGTAAGTTCTACCATTTCGGCACTGAGCTCAACTCGCTGAACGTCGGGTACCAGGGACCGAAGTTCAGCTACGCGCGCGTCCCCGACCAGTACACCTTGGCGTACTTCCAGCAGCACGAGCTGTCGCAGCCACACAAACCCCTCATGGCCGAGATCGACCTCGTCTCGTCGCACAACCCGTGGACGCCGCTGCCGCATCTCGTGCCGTGGACGTCCATCGGCGACGGGTCGGTCTTCGACCCCCAGCCGGCGCAGGGACAATCGCCCGCTGTCGTCTGGCAGGACCCGACCCAGGTGCAGAAGGTCTACGGCGAGTCGATCCAGTACACGATGGGCGCCCTTTTCTCGTTCCTGACCACGTTCGACGACCCGAACCTCGTGATGGTCGTTCTCGGCGACCATCAGCCTGCCGCCGTGGTCAGCGGTACGGGTTCCAACCATGATGTGCCGATCAGCATCATCTCGAAGGACACCGGGGTCATCGACCGGATCTCGGGCTGGAACTGGCAGCCCGGCATGCTCCCGTCGCCGTCGGCTCCGATCTGGCGGATGGATGCGTTCAGAAACCGATTCCTGTCGGCGTACAGCCGATAG